A window of the Fuscovulum sp. genome harbors these coding sequences:
- the hemE gene encoding uroporphyrinogen decarboxylase — translation MTKPAKTILRALAGETLPTPPIWMMRQAGRYLPEYRATRAQAGDFLKLCYNPELAAEVTLQPIRRYGFDAAILFADILLLPQALGPKLWFETGEGPRMETTTTMDQVKALKPTDAIHDTLSPIYETVRILARELPTETTLIGFAGAPWTVATYMIAGQGSKDQAAAHALKNNDRATFQALIDRITDSTVEYLSAQVNAGAEVVKLFDSWAGSLKGQDFEDFAVKPAERIISALKDRHPGLPIIAFPREAGDGYIGFAAKTGADCVALDNSITPEWGAEHVQPGGCVQGNLAPEHMVTGGEALVRETRRVVDAFRKGPHIFNLGHGITPDANPDNVQLMIDTVRGA, via the coding sequence ATGACCAAACCCGCCAAGACGATCCTGCGCGCCCTCGCCGGGGAAACCCTGCCCACCCCGCCGATCTGGATGATGCGTCAGGCAGGCCGCTACCTGCCCGAGTACCGCGCCACCCGTGCGCAGGCGGGTGATTTCCTGAAACTCTGCTACAACCCCGAACTCGCGGCCGAGGTCACGCTGCAACCGATCCGCCGCTACGGGTTCGACGCCGCAATTCTGTTTGCCGATATTCTTCTTCTACCCCAAGCCCTTGGCCCAAAGCTCTGGTTCGAAACCGGCGAAGGCCCGCGGATGGAAACCACCACCACGATGGATCAGGTCAAGGCGCTCAAGCCGACCGATGCCATCCATGACACGCTGTCACCCATCTACGAAACCGTCCGCATCCTCGCCCGCGAACTGCCCACCGAGACCACGCTGATCGGCTTTGCCGGCGCCCCGTGGACCGTTGCCACCTACATGATCGCCGGCCAAGGATCGAAGGATCAGGCCGCCGCCCATGCCCTGAAAAACAACGACCGCGCCACCTTTCAGGCCCTCATCGACCGCATCACCGATTCCACCGTCGAATACCTCTCTGCCCAGGTGAATGCCGGGGCCGAGGTGGTAAAGCTCTTTGATTCCTGGGCAGGCTCGCTCAAGGGTCAGGATTTCGAAGATTTCGCCGTCAAACCGGCGGAACGGATCATCTCTGCCCTCAAGGACCGCCACCCCGGCCTGCCCATCATCGCCTTCCCGCGCGAGGCGGGCGATGGCTATATCGGCTTTGCCGCCAAGACCGGGGCCGATTGCGTGGCGCTCGACAATTCCATCACCCCCGAATGGGGCGCGGAACATGTGCAACCGGGCGGTTGCGTGCAGGGCAACCTTGCCCCGGAACACATGGTCACCGGGGGTGAGGCGCTGGTCCGTGAAACCCGCCGTGTGGTGGATGCCTTCCGCAAGGGGCCGCATATTTTCAACCTGGGCCATGGCATCACACCCGACGCCAACCCCGACAATGTGCAACTGATGATCGACACGGTCCGCGGGGCCTGA
- a CDS encoding DMT family transporter: protein MTLPLWVWAAVMGAIAQTGRNATQAGLTTALGTVGATQVRFLFGLPFAALFLLFHALWSGDPIPLPGPATLGWTALGAWAQIAGTALMLLLMRDQSFGVATAWLKTEPVLVALLGTALLGDHLTPGTFAAIAIAVAGVLILSVKPGPTLGHFFHARPAALGLLAGLGYGLAAIGFRGGITALPDGSFLTRALTTLTLALTIQTATLLIWMLLFDRTALAGSFRVWRSSLAAGFLGAFASACWFTGFSLTSAANVRTLALIEVPMAQLVSWVHFRQKTTPRQLLGMAVILSGVAALLWQQG, encoded by the coding sequence ATGACGCTTCCGCTCTGGGTCTGGGCCGCCGTGATGGGGGCCATAGCCCAGACCGGGCGCAATGCCACACAGGCGGGGCTGACCACGGCGCTTGGAACAGTCGGCGCAACACAAGTCCGCTTCCTGTTTGGCCTGCCTTTCGCCGCGCTGTTCCTGCTTTTCCACGCCTTATGGTCTGGCGACCCGATCCCCCTGCCCGGTCCCGCCACCCTTGGGTGGACGGCGCTTGGCGCTTGGGCGCAGATCGCAGGCACGGCACTCATGCTTTTGCTGATGCGGGATCAATCCTTCGGTGTCGCCACCGCATGGCTGAAAACCGAGCCCGTCCTCGTGGCACTGCTCGGCACGGCCCTGCTCGGCGATCACCTCACCCCCGGCACCTTTGCCGCCATCGCCATCGCCGTGGCGGGTGTTCTGATCCTGTCGGTCAAGCCCGGCCCCACCTTGGGGCACTTCTTTCACGCCCGCCCTGCCGCCCTCGGCCTGCTGGCGGGCCTCGGCTACGGCCTTGCCGCCATTGGTTTTCGTGGCGGCATCACCGCCCTGCCCGATGGCAGCTTCCTCACCCGCGCGCTGACCACGCTCACACTGGCCCTCACCATCCAGACAGCCACGCTTCTGATCTGGATGCTGCTCTTCGACCGCACTGCGCTGGCCGGTTCCTTCCGCGTCTGGCGCTCATCCCTTGCCGCGGGCTTCCTTGGCGCTTTCGCCTCGGCCTGCTGGTTCACCGGCTTTTCCCTCACCAGCGCCGCCAATGTCCGCACCCTGGCCCTGATCGAGGTGCCGATGGCCCAACTCGTCTCATGGGTCCACTTCCGGCAAAAAACCACCCCGCGGCAACTGCTTGGGATGGCTGTCATCCTGTCCGGCGTCGCCGCCCTGCTCTGGCAGCAGGGCTAG